From the genome of Thermoanaerobaculia bacterium:
ACGCCGGCAAGACGACGACGACGGAGCGCATCCTGTATTACACGGGGGTCAACTACAAGATCGGCGAGGTGCACGAGGGCACCGCGACGATGGACTGGATGGTCCAGGAGCAGGAGCGCGGAATCACGATCACGTCCGCGGCGACCACCTGCTTCTGGAAGGACGTGCGCATCAACATCATCGACACGCCGGGCCACGTCGACTTCACCGCCGAGGTCGAGCGGTCGTTGCGGGTGCTCGACGGGGCCGTCGCCTGCTTCGACGCCGTCGCGGGGGTCGAGCCCCAGTCGGAGACGGTGTGGCGCCAGGCGGACCGCTACGGCGTCCCGCGGATCGCGTTCGTCAACAAGATGGACCGCGTCGGTGCCGACTTCGACCGGACCGTTTCCATGATGCGCTCGCGCCTGAACGCGAATCCGCTCGTGCTCCAGCTGCCCTGGGGACGCGAGGCCATGCTCAAGGGCGTCATCGACCTCATCCGGATGAGGGGCCTCCTC
Proteins encoded in this window:
- a CDS encoding GTP-binding protein, which produces MPRTHSLKDTRNIGIMAHIDAGKTTTTERILYYTGVNYKIGEVHEGTATMDWMVQEQERGITITSAATTCFWKDVRINIIDTPGHVDFTAEVERSLRVLDGAVACFDAVAGVEPQSETVWRQADRYGVPRIAFVNKMDRVGADFDRTVSMMRSRLNANPLVLQLPWGREAMLKGVIDLIRMRGLL